A window of Calliopsis andreniformis isolate RMS-2024a chromosome 3, iyCalAndr_principal, whole genome shotgun sequence contains these coding sequences:
- the LOC143177508 gene encoding uncharacterized protein LOC143177508 isoform X1 — MDINNINDEDEDVVIQGTSLYEHLHNLGYTDFESITVNTPTQKNEEKGYKFLGLVQFIKNIFKKLLVRYPKIVQDDYVLKKQMETILNAKALLSDHAHTIDNFLSEYNSTFWRTILLKITLFSTAVSFTLYIPHNVQYKTSSSVFGLLILFYVSYTEYSRVHAHRDLKTVIALQNDLFDLYKKGLKILKYGYKIKLNKAKDFQQFYDLTEDRLKYFQPIMENMVKCLEHVSYTYYHVSLVLIQLVPANVLCEDLLTKFDADSFHLRGEITYHKLRNMYYTYILVQSEMLYLLAVAYNSHTWQQSCKKVPEFKLAYIVGSLTKRLIKYKNKLAKVINAYYDCKIAPIIYKYKGAAASQWQDLYMHLYLASNKIQLAYGNILSILHNIDDTSENVTNEHFVEQIVQKLNITQKDIEAAKGFIEFSSLFLVKTQATDSTNSMVNVFTAVDTSNVSIVHDSQPEIMDEVFEEYIKEEYLKPLGEEDNEIALYNYKKDKSLFKNFMAELKDVLVDKQKSMSERESKALERMRKNITNESTLKDQHNHIDTSSQILSPNTEEHNISDQPSNDTEETTFLLEKPKTSKTILESEEISREKDLCDSPIKEKSPIFGIPLPENREFSLFLPPPFLKTNEETFIGSGENLEDEIIEVESEN; from the exons ATGGATATCAATAACATTAACGATGAAGATGAAGACGTTGTTATACAG GGTACTTCTCTGTATGAACATTTACATAATTTAGGTTACACAGATTTTGAAAGCATAACTGTAAATACTCCAACacaaaaaaatgaagaaaaaggatATAAGTTTCTT GGCCTTGTAcagtttataaaaaatatttttaaaaaactacTTGTTAGATATCCAAAAATAGTTCAG GATGATTATGTATTGAAGAAACAAATGGAAACAATTTTAAATGCAAAAGCACTTTTAAGTGATCATGCACATACAATAGATAATTTTCTTTCTGAATATAATTCCACTTTCTGGAG aacTATTCTGCTGAAAATCACATTATTTAGTACAGCTGTATCTTTTACACTCTATATTCCACATAATGTTCAATATAAAACATCATCAAGTGTATTTGGATtacttatattattttatgtcaGTTACACTGAATATTCAAGAGTACATGCAcacagagatctgaagactgttaTAGCTTTACAAAATGATTTATTTGATCTGTATAaaaagggacttaaaattttaaaatatggatacaaaataaaattgaacaaaGCAAAAGACTTTCAACAATTCTA TGATCTTACGGAGGACAGATTGAAGTATTTCCAACCCATTATGGAAAATATGGTGAAATGTTTGGAACATGTTTCATATACCTATTATCATGTTTCTTTAGTTCTTATACAGCTAGTACCAGCAAATGTATTATGTGaagatttattaacaaaatttgaTGCTGATTCATTTCATCTACGTGGTGAAATAACTTATCACAAATTAAGG AACATGTACTACACTTACATCCTAGTACAATCTGAAATGCTGTATTTATTAGCTGTTGCATACAATAGTCATACTTGGCAGCAATCTTGTAAAAAGGTTCCCGAATTCAAATTAGCTTATATTGTTGGTTCTTTAACTAAACGTTTAAtaaagtataaaaataaattagcAAAAGTTATCAATGCTTACTATGATTGTAAAATAGCTCCAATTATTTATAAGTACAA AGGAGCAGCTGCATCACAATGGCAAGATTTATACATGCATTTGTATTTAGCTTCTAATAAGATACAGCTAGCTTATGGTAATATTTTATCAATACTACATAATATTGATGATACTTCTGAAAATGTGACAAATGAACATTTTGTGGAGCAAATAGTACAAAAGTTGAATATAACTCAAAAAGATATTGAAGCTGCGAAAGGTTTCATTGAATTTAGTAGTTTATTCCTTGTAAAAACTCAAGCTACAGACTCTACAAATTCAATGGTAAATGTGTTTACAGCTGTTGATACTTCTAATGTGTCTATTGTACATGATTCACAACCAGAAATTATGGATGAAGTATTTGAAGAATACATTAAAGAAGAATATTTGAAGCCTTTAGGAGAAGAGGACAATGAGATTGCTCTGTATAACTATAAAAAGGACAAATCATTATTTAAAAACTTTATGGCCGAATTAAAAGATGTTTTAGTTGACAAACAAAAATCTATGTCCGAAAGAGAATCCAAGGCACTTGAACGAATGCGTAAAAACATTACGAATGAAAGTACGTTAAAAGATCAACATAATCACATCGATACATCTTCACAAATTCTTTCTCCAAATACAGAGGAACATAATATAAGTGATCAACCTTCTAATGATACAGAAGAGACGACGTTTTTACTTGAAAAACCTAAAACCAGTAAAACAATTTTGGAAAGTGAAGAAATATCAAGAGAAAAAGACCTGTGCGATTCTCCCATTAAAGAAAAATCTCCAATTTTTGGCATACCTCTACCGGAAAATAGAGAATTTTCGTTATTTTTGCCACCGCCATTTTTAAAAACTAATGAAGAAACATTCATAGGCAGTGGTGAAAACTTAGAAGACGAAATCATTGAAGTAGAGAGTGAAAATTAA
- the LOC143177508 gene encoding uncharacterized protein LOC143177508 isoform X2, whose protein sequence is MDINNINDEDEDVVIQGTSLYEHLHNLGYTDFESITVNTPTQKNEEKGYKFLGLVQFIKNIFKKLLVRYPKIVQDDYVLKKQMETILNAKALLSDHAHTIDNFLSEYNSTFWRTILLKITLFSTAVSFTLYIPHNVQYKTSSSVFGLLILFYVSYTEYSRVHAHRDLKTVIALQNDLFDLYKKGLKILKYGYKIKLNKAKDFQQFYDLTEDRLKYFQPIMENMVKCLEHVSYTYYHVSLVLIQLVPANVLCEDLLTKFDADSFHLRGEITYHKLRNMYYTYILVQSEMLYLLAVAYNSHTWQQSCKKVPEFKLAYIVGSLTKRLIKYKNKLAKVINAYYDCKIAPIIYKYKGAAASQWQDLYMHLYLASNKIQLAYGNILSILHNIDDTSENVTNEHFVEQIVQKLNITQKDIEAAKAVDTSNVSIVHDSQPEIMDEVFEEYIKEEYLKPLGEEDNEIALYNYKKDKSLFKNFMAELKDVLVDKQKSMSERESKALERMRKNITNESTLKDQHNHIDTSSQILSPNTEEHNISDQPSNDTEETTFLLEKPKTSKTILESEEISREKDLCDSPIKEKSPIFGIPLPENREFSLFLPPPFLKTNEETFIGSGENLEDEIIEVESEN, encoded by the exons ATGGATATCAATAACATTAACGATGAAGATGAAGACGTTGTTATACAG GGTACTTCTCTGTATGAACATTTACATAATTTAGGTTACACAGATTTTGAAAGCATAACTGTAAATACTCCAACacaaaaaaatgaagaaaaaggatATAAGTTTCTT GGCCTTGTAcagtttataaaaaatatttttaaaaaactacTTGTTAGATATCCAAAAATAGTTCAG GATGATTATGTATTGAAGAAACAAATGGAAACAATTTTAAATGCAAAAGCACTTTTAAGTGATCATGCACATACAATAGATAATTTTCTTTCTGAATATAATTCCACTTTCTGGAG aacTATTCTGCTGAAAATCACATTATTTAGTACAGCTGTATCTTTTACACTCTATATTCCACATAATGTTCAATATAAAACATCATCAAGTGTATTTGGATtacttatattattttatgtcaGTTACACTGAATATTCAAGAGTACATGCAcacagagatctgaagactgttaTAGCTTTACAAAATGATTTATTTGATCTGTATAaaaagggacttaaaattttaaaatatggatacaaaataaaattgaacaaaGCAAAAGACTTTCAACAATTCTA TGATCTTACGGAGGACAGATTGAAGTATTTCCAACCCATTATGGAAAATATGGTGAAATGTTTGGAACATGTTTCATATACCTATTATCATGTTTCTTTAGTTCTTATACAGCTAGTACCAGCAAATGTATTATGTGaagatttattaacaaaatttgaTGCTGATTCATTTCATCTACGTGGTGAAATAACTTATCACAAATTAAGG AACATGTACTACACTTACATCCTAGTACAATCTGAAATGCTGTATTTATTAGCTGTTGCATACAATAGTCATACTTGGCAGCAATCTTGTAAAAAGGTTCCCGAATTCAAATTAGCTTATATTGTTGGTTCTTTAACTAAACGTTTAAtaaagtataaaaataaattagcAAAAGTTATCAATGCTTACTATGATTGTAAAATAGCTCCAATTATTTATAAGTACAA AGGAGCAGCTGCATCACAATGGCAAGATTTATACATGCATTTGTATTTAGCTTCTAATAAGATACAGCTAGCTTATGGTAATATTTTATCAATACTACATAATATTGATGATACTTCTGAAAATGTGACAAATGAACATTTTGTGGAGCAAATAGTACAAAAGTTGAATATAACTCAAAAAGATATTGAAGCTGCGAAAG CTGTTGATACTTCTAATGTGTCTATTGTACATGATTCACAACCAGAAATTATGGATGAAGTATTTGAAGAATACATTAAAGAAGAATATTTGAAGCCTTTAGGAGAAGAGGACAATGAGATTGCTCTGTATAACTATAAAAAGGACAAATCATTATTTAAAAACTTTATGGCCGAATTAAAAGATGTTTTAGTTGACAAACAAAAATCTATGTCCGAAAGAGAATCCAAGGCACTTGAACGAATGCGTAAAAACATTACGAATGAAAGTACGTTAAAAGATCAACATAATCACATCGATACATCTTCACAAATTCTTTCTCCAAATACAGAGGAACATAATATAAGTGATCAACCTTCTAATGATACAGAAGAGACGACGTTTTTACTTGAAAAACCTAAAACCAGTAAAACAATTTTGGAAAGTGAAGAAATATCAAGAGAAAAAGACCTGTGCGATTCTCCCATTAAAGAAAAATCTCCAATTTTTGGCATACCTCTACCGGAAAATAGAGAATTTTCGTTATTTTTGCCACCGCCATTTTTAAAAACTAATGAAGAAACATTCATAGGCAGTGGTGAAAACTTAGAAGACGAAATCATTGAAGTAGAGAGTGAAAATTAA
- the Set8 gene encoding SET domain containing 8 isoform X2 yields MCISSFFYTQITNVSKSKSSIVPIQESLYENEQTTVVENDIVIDVGHFRTDETPVAVPIHGPSTPHRINMPNSQLEDSDEGNINDEKLKKVVTPVLSSEQQSLKKTANHGRRKLNSNQGANQRSVQTTNTKSIDHKLTDYFPVRRSVRKSKKAVLEEKQRDMENKVLCQVEEGLEVRHFAGKGRGVITTREFTKGEFVVEYIGELIDQVTAKKREKIYAQDQNTGCYMYYFQHRNHQYCVDATAETDKLGRLVNHSRNGNLVARVIEVGSTPHLVLTAKENIPVGVEVTYDYGDRSREAIRHHPWLAL; encoded by the exons ATGTGTATAAGTTCTTTTTTCTATACACAA ATTACAAATGTTTCCAAAAGCAAATCTTCCATAGTGCCTATTCAAGAAAGCCTCTACGAAAATGAACAAACTACTGTTGTGGAAAATGATATTGTCATTGATGTTGGTCACTTTAGGACAGACG AAACACCTGTAGCTGTACCTATCCATGGACCCTCAACACCACACAGGATAAATATGCCGAACAGTCAATTAGAAGATTCAGATGAAGGAAATATAAATGATGAGAAGCTTAAAAAAGTAGTGACTCCTGTGCTTAGTTCAGAGCAACAATCATTAAAGAAAACTGCAAACCATGGCCGTAGAAAATTAAACAGCAATCAGGGCGCTAATCAACGTTCAGTGCAAACTACGAATACTAAAAGCATAGATCACAAGCTTACAGATTACTTTCCGGTACGCCGTAGTGTGAGAAAATCTAAAAAAGCTGTATTAGAAGAGAAGCAACGTGACATGGAAAACAAAGTACTTTGTCAAGTAGAAGAAGGTTTAGAG GTAAGACATTTTGCTGGTAAAGGCCGTGGAGTTATTACAACACGAGAATTCACAAAAGGAGAATTTGTAGTGGAATATATCGGTGAATTGATCGATCAAGTAACAGCAAAGAAGAGGGAGAAGATATATGCTCAGGATCAGAATACTGGATGTTATATGTATTATTTTCAACATCGCAATCATCAGTATTG TGTTGACGCAACAGCAGAGACTGATAAGTTAGGTAGACTAGTAAATCATTCAAGAAATGGCAATTTAGTTGCCCGAGTTATAGAAGTAGGTTCCACTCCTCACCTAGTACTTACAGCAAAAGAAAATATACCTGTTGGTGTAGAGGTCACGTATGACTATGGAGATCGAAGTCGGGAAGCAATTCGTCATCATCCATGGTTGGCGTTATAG
- the Set8 gene encoding SET domain containing 8 isoform X1 translates to MRRLKSKFVYYAGSSRSNMVKGRRKRVQTKTIVQTRAAILSSQCNDTGSPIKKEAKLDNNKNSDGTHTISEACRSSMCISSFFYTQITNVSKSKSSIVPIQESLYENEQTTVVENDIVIDVGHFRTDETPVAVPIHGPSTPHRINMPNSQLEDSDEGNINDEKLKKVVTPVLSSEQQSLKKTANHGRRKLNSNQGANQRSVQTTNTKSIDHKLTDYFPVRRSVRKSKKAVLEEKQRDMENKVLCQVEEGLEVRHFAGKGRGVITTREFTKGEFVVEYIGELIDQVTAKKREKIYAQDQNTGCYMYYFQHRNHQYCVDATAETDKLGRLVNHSRNGNLVARVIEVGSTPHLVLTAKENIPVGVEVTYDYGDRSREAIRHHPWLAL, encoded by the exons GTGCAGACTAGAGCTGCTATTTTATCCTCGCAATGTAACGACACAGGGTCACCAATAAAGAAAGAAGCCAAActagataataataaaaattctgaTGGAACTCATACAATATCTGAAGCATGCAGATCTTCCATGTGTATAAGTTCTTTTTTCTATACACAA ATTACAAATGTTTCCAAAAGCAAATCTTCCATAGTGCCTATTCAAGAAAGCCTCTACGAAAATGAACAAACTACTGTTGTGGAAAATGATATTGTCATTGATGTTGGTCACTTTAGGACAGACG AAACACCTGTAGCTGTACCTATCCATGGACCCTCAACACCACACAGGATAAATATGCCGAACAGTCAATTAGAAGATTCAGATGAAGGAAATATAAATGATGAGAAGCTTAAAAAAGTAGTGACTCCTGTGCTTAGTTCAGAGCAACAATCATTAAAGAAAACTGCAAACCATGGCCGTAGAAAATTAAACAGCAATCAGGGCGCTAATCAACGTTCAGTGCAAACTACGAATACTAAAAGCATAGATCACAAGCTTACAGATTACTTTCCGGTACGCCGTAGTGTGAGAAAATCTAAAAAAGCTGTATTAGAAGAGAAGCAACGTGACATGGAAAACAAAGTACTTTGTCAAGTAGAAGAAGGTTTAGAG GTAAGACATTTTGCTGGTAAAGGCCGTGGAGTTATTACAACACGAGAATTCACAAAAGGAGAATTTGTAGTGGAATATATCGGTGAATTGATCGATCAAGTAACAGCAAAGAAGAGGGAGAAGATATATGCTCAGGATCAGAATACTGGATGTTATATGTATTATTTTCAACATCGCAATCATCAGTATTG TGTTGACGCAACAGCAGAGACTGATAAGTTAGGTAGACTAGTAAATCATTCAAGAAATGGCAATTTAGTTGCCCGAGTTATAGAAGTAGGTTCCACTCCTCACCTAGTACTTACAGCAAAAGAAAATATACCTGTTGGTGTAGAGGTCACGTATGACTATGGAGATCGAAGTCGGGAAGCAATTCGTCATCATCCATGGTTGGCGTTATAG